The genomic stretch TTTCGACGGAGTATCCAGTGCCAAAATATTTTCAGAGAGCGTTTGTTCTAGTAGTTTCAGCACGGCCCCTAGGTCGTTACTTTCATTCTGTTCAGCAAGAAAGCGAAGAGTGTGGGCAACGAGTGAAAGTTTGTTGAGAGAGTCCTTGAGGTCCTGCGGGTGTGGGTCGAGCATGAGAGTCTCCGATAGTCGGTAGTGAGTAGATCCTCTGAAAAGGGAACCAATGCGTCAAATAAATGGACGCGACAATATCAAAAATACTCACATGCTAAATTTGTACCCTGAATATTCATTAATAATGAGTAGTTATAGAAGTCCAAGCTGCTTCATTTTATGAGTTGTTCCTATGTTCTTGGACTTGACGCATACCGACTGCATCATTCCAGAACTGCATTTATACCGCTTGGCTTCATCCATATCGAGCCTGGCTCCGGTTTCCAGATAGACAACAGAGCCTATGACCTGTCGGATCTTCAAAGACATCCCATCAATGAGAAGATAATCACCAGCGTCCATCATGACTCCTTTCCCCAATCAGGGGGGGGGCTACGGAAAAGTGTAATATTTGTAATTGAAAATCTAAAACCAGCCGTTAACCCGCATCATACTTGAGTTTCACAACAGAATGCAAAGTGTAATTTTTGTGTAAACAGATGTAATATGAAATGTAATATCCAGTTATTTCAGTGAGTTGATTTTTTGTGAAATGTAATAATTTAACTGTAATAATATTACGTTTTGATTACATAAATATTACACTTTGTTCACTCAGCGAAAACCCTTGTGGCTCTAGGCTTAATCCATGTTTTCAAAATCCATATTACAAATATTACACTTTTCCGTAGCCCTCTCTGGTTTGTTGGAATCCTCCTCACGCGCGACGCGCACACGCACGCACGTGCGTAAATAACTAGGTCTATGGCCATAGACAAAAGAGAGCCGCCGCCCTGGTCATTCATTGAACCAGGACGGCGGCAGAGGCGAGGGTATGGGATAATTATCTAAAAGGATAAAGGATGAGGGCAGTCAGATGAACACCGCTCCCCGAAGAACCAATTAGCTCCGCAGTATTTACAAACATAGTGTCCGGCCATAATTATCTCCTTATGCTGAGTAGTATGTATTGATCTTGTTGACATAGTTCCTGTTTTCAAATCATTTTAGCGTGAAGTCGATCCTGCTAATTCATATTTACTTTGGAGAGATAAGTAGTGGCAAACCCAGAGCATGTGGAAATATTGGAGCAAGGTGTTGTGACTTGGAATGGGTGGAGAAAAGATAATCCTTATGTGAAACCTGACCTTAAGGGGGCAAACCTCCGGGAGGCGTTTCTCCAAGGGGCGATCCTCTATTCGGCGGATCTGCAAGGGGCGGACCTCAAAGGGGCAGATCTCAAAGGAGCGGACCTTTTGGCAGCGTCCCTCGAAGGGGCGGATCTCAGTGGTGCTTACCTTAAAGGAGCTCGCCTCACCTCGGCGAACCTCAATATGGCTTTCCTTATTGAGGCACACCTTGAAGGGGCTCGGCTTAATGGGGCTCAACTCAAAGGAGCGATCCTTTATTTGGCTCACCTGGAAGGGGCGAATCTCATTCAGGCGAACTTGGACGGTGCCAGTGTCCAAGGAGTCACATATGATAATGCTATGCGTTGCCGAGTCATCAATGTTCAAAACTGTGTCGGTAGTCAACGCTTCATCCGCCACGTCGCAGATTTGGATTACATTGAAGAAACAAGAGAAAAGCATCCCGTAAAGCATTTTCTGTGGAGTTATACATCCGACTGTGGCTGTTGTTGGGAGCTTCTGTTCGTATGGTGCGTTTTTATTGTCGGTCTTTTTGCCGTATTTTTCGATTGGGCTGGAACACCATTGCCACTCATTTCTAGCATTATGGCGTTTACATCCTTTGGTTTCATTGACGCCAACGCACACTCGACGGGAGAATTGATTCTCATTTGTGTTGAAGCAATGCTTGGCTTTGTAATGTTCGGTTGCCTGGTCTCGTTGATATCTTCCATGATGGCTCGTCGAAGTGGATAAAAAAAAATCGAATCCTGCCTGCTGATAGTAGTGTTATTTGAATATTGATATTGACTTTTGAGCATGTGCATGCAGTTGTCGATTACGGCTAAGGCGTAGTCTTTGATCTTACATTGCGAGGTGTGTTTATGAGTGACTTTGAGTTTTCTTTTAACCAAACCAATGAAGGGGATCTTCATCCTCATGCTGAATGCCAGCGGTGCAAAGGAGGTTCTGTTTTTGGCATCCTTGACGGTGACCCAATGTTCTCTGATCGAATTAACTATTCTGTTAACTGCAAAAAATGCCATGCGGTAGGCGAAGCCACCTACGGTAAGGTAAATGGTGAATGGACCGTTAAACACTGCGAATAGCACTCTTGTTCTCCTTATTTAGCCCCCTTCGTAGGGGGCTTCTTCATTTCTCGCCCACTGATTTTGAGTTTGTGGTTGATTAACCTATCGTTTGAATATCCAGCAACGGTGAACCTTCGGTTTCCATATTTGCTTTCCGCTTTCGTCCAGGTCTGAGGACTTGTATTTTTCCCAACGGCTGGACACGTTCTTGCCGGAGGCGATGAGCTTGTGGCGTTTGCCGTGTTTGAGCAGCTTCTTCAGCTGGTTCATATCGGGGAGTTCCTGTCCCTGGTGCAGGCATTCTTTTCTGTACTGGTTCAGGTTGATGGCGATCTGTTCATGTTTATTGGAATGGTTCAGGAACTCTTCGGTGTCGGCTTCCCTGGCGTTGTTTATGTATTGAACCGTTTCCCAAAATTGCTCGACAAGCGGATGGTCAGCTGCGAGGCGCTGCTCCCTGGCTTCGGCTCGTTCCAATATATAGTCGCCAAGCTTCGCAACTCGTTCATCTGTCATGCTGGGAAACATGATTTGTAGTGCTTTCCCGAAGGCTGCGACCTGGGCGTGGTTCTTGGCTATTCGCTCGTTGCGGATTTTGTCGCTTTTGCTGAAGAGGTCTTCAAAATGGTGAAAAGCCTGCTCATAGGTTTCGAGAATCTTTCGCTCGTTTTTCAAAGCTTTGCGGAGAAAGCCGCCAACGGTTTTACTGTTTTGCTTTTCAAACCATCGGGCGATGTCTCGCGATCCCGGCTTATGGTGGCGCTTGTCGACATGGACATGGACGACGCGCTGCAGCAGTGCTTCGGATCCGTCGACTTCTGCGTTTTGGCTGATGATGAGGGCTGAACGGAATGGGCTCTCCTCGATGTCGTTGCCGCGCTTGGCTATTCCGAGTGTGCCGGTACCGCGTCCGTTAAAGAATGGTTTGCAGAGGTCAAAATCAAACTGCTTTGCCTTGGCATCGGGTGATCCATTGTCCCGATCAGACTCGATGAGAACGACAGGCATATTGGATACCTGGTTCATTGCTCGACGTCGGCCTGCAACCGTGGCCTTCATGATATCGAATCCTTCCCAATCGTCACGGCCACAACAGGCCCAAAGGAATTCAAGCGCCGTCGACTTACCTGCACCAGGTTCGCCGGTGAACTCCAAAAAAGGAAAAGACTTGTGCCTGTCCCTGACTTGTTGAACAAACAGACTGCCGACCCAGAAGGCCAGCAGGACCATGCCCTGGTAATGAAAGGCTGTGATATATTTGTCTAGCCAGGATGGATCAAATTCACCTTCCGTGACGATGTGAGTTCCCATCAGGCTTGTTTTGATACCTCGCTGCCCGACATCAAAGTAGCCATCCTTGTTCATTTCCAGTTCTTTGCCATTTAAGTAGGCGCGGTCCTGAAAGACATAGGCTTTTGTCTTGTCATCATATCCAACAAAGGGAATGGACGAGACCATCCGCATTCGTTTGCCAAGCCAGCGGTCCCGCAGGCTCTTCAATTGTTTGAAGTCTCCATCGAAGACGCCGCCTCGGGTCTTGTTCAGCAGCGCCTTATGCAGCGCGTCGGGACTGGTAATGTTTGTCCCCTCCAGACGAACGATATCCGGTGCGGTGCCGTTGGCGTAGTGAATCTCGAAAACGTAGTACTGTTCACCCATGACGTCGTCGATTTCCATGTAAAGAAAGCGCGGGAGAGTGTTGGATAATTTGTCCACGTCATGGTGACGCATGAAAATGTTCCAGCCCTGTTCCGAACCCAGGTCAATTTTCTCCGGCTCTGGTTCGCCGTCTTCCTTCTTACCTGGGGAAAGCTCGCCTTCAATCTTGTCGGTGTAGACCTCTGCGGAATAAAGCGCGTTGGCATAATCCAGAGTGAAGGTGCGGTACCCGTTCCGCATGTACATGTAATAGGCTTTTTCATGGACATTCTCGGCCATGAACAACTTGCCGTGGTAGAGACGATCATTGATAAAAGTATCGGTGAGCCGTCCATCACGGTAGTAATCATCCCAATCCATCCCGTTATCCGGCAGGAGTAGGACCTCATACTTCTCGCCCATTTCCTGCAGCATTCGCACAAACCGTCTTGTTCCCTTGCGTCCGGCTTTGTCTCCATCCAGAGCTATGACCCAGGTTATATTTTTGCCGCTGTGTTCCTCAATGAAAAGGCTTGGGAAGTTGCCAGACGATAAGCAGGCTGCAGCATTCTTAGGCTCTTTCATGTGGTACATTGCCGCTGCATGTATACAGCCTTCAACCAGAAAACAGCGATCACCTTCATTCAAAGAAAAGTCGGGCGGGGTCCACGCCATTCCTTTGTGTGCACCTTGAAAGTGTGCTTTGCGGCCAATCTTTTGAATGAATCGGTTGTCAATGAATCGCTCCATCCAGATGCCTGCCCCCTTATCAATGTAAAAGCGCACAGTGGGTGTGAACTCATTTGAGCGTGGCCGTTGAAATGAACCTTGCTCATACCAGCCTCGAATTTTGGAAAGGTCAAAGCCTCGGTCAATTCCGAGATATGCAGAAGCTGTGGCGTTCCTATCTTTTTCAGTAGGTGGATATTTGGTGGCGAAGTCAGCAAACAAATCAGGGAGTAATTCGCGGGTAGAGGATGACCAACCACATTTGTTAAGCCTGCCACACTGAACCTTCCAAGGCTTTTCCGTGCTGATGAACAGTTCCTTTTTCCCGCAACAGGGACAAATCCCCTTCCGAAGGTATTCGCCCTGTTGCTGGAATTGGAGGGAAGATTCGGCCAGCAACGCACGGACAACCTCTTCAACTCCTATGTCTTTTCGGTATGTCACGTTATCTCCTGGGCGTGGATGCGGTGAAAATGGGGTCACCAATGGGGGTACCGTCGGGGATAAATTCGCCGTTTGTAATGGTTCCAAGAGTTTCATTGACAAAACGATTTGCCAGAGAGTCCAGTTTTATTACTCGCTGGTTGTGTCCCCCAGGGCCGCAGTGCGGAGCGTTAATCCTCAAAGTCCCTACAAAGGCATGGAGAGATGACGCTCTCTTAAAGGCTGCGTCTCCATGGAACTGAGGAAGAATTTCAAGAAGTGAAATCTCATCTTTTTGTTTTCTGATGCCTATACTGAGAAAAAGAGCCAGCTGATGCTTTCTTGCCATTCGTGTCTTTTCTCTTTGAGTCATGCCGTCACCTTCTGTTTTGGATTGTCGTTTATGCCCAGGGTTTCTTCGTCCAATGGGATCATGCCGACGGCTTGAATGTATTCATTGCGGATCTGTTCAGCCTCCTTCAGGGCAAGGGCCATACTCCTGACAGGCTTAGTGACGCGAACGCCTCGGAGACGTCCCGCAACTTTAAGGTCCAAACCTTCAATGACTGAGACAGTGTCTACCGGGCCATTTATGAGGAACCGGAGAAGATCATCTTTATCAGGGGAGTCATGGAGCCAAGATTTTTGCTTTGGATTCAATTCGTAAGCACTCATTATTCCCCCTTGGTTGTCTGGCCTTTCAGTTTGCGTTCCATGGCTCCGAGGTCACCGAGGGTTTCAAAAGCTTTCGTTGCCACTTGGCCCACTTCTTCCTTGAGCTTGCGGATCTCTTTCAGGTCGAGCTTTCCGTCTTCGATGGCCTTGGCGGCGTATTGTCCTACGTCGCCGACTTCGGAATAGAGTTCCCCGGCGCGCATAATGAGTTCTTGGCAGTCGATATCAACATGCTCCATATCTTGGTCAGCCAGTAGGACATTGAACTGCAACCACTTCAAAATGATGGTGTTGCCCACGACGGTGCAGAATTTTGGGAGTTCTTCGTAGGACGGAAAATAGCGCCCTGTGGCGAATACTCGGCGGGTCTTGTCGATTTTCCAGCCCATCCTTTCCATGAGCTGCTGTTGGGTCAGGCCAGAAAG from Pseudodesulfovibrio profundus encodes the following:
- a CDS encoding phage regulatory CII family protein, with product MEHSFVDAKTLAGLAPEDAFKQAFALSGLTQQQLMERMGWKIDKTRRVFATGRYFPSYEELPKFCTVVGNTIILKWLQFNVLLADQDMEHVDIDCQELIMRAGELYSEVGDVGQYAAKAIEDGKLDLKEIRKLKEEVGQVATKAFETLGDLGAMERKLKGQTTKGE
- a CDS encoding pentapeptide repeat-containing protein is translated as MANPEHVEILEQGVVTWNGWRKDNPYVKPDLKGANLREAFLQGAILYSADLQGADLKGADLKGADLLAASLEGADLSGAYLKGARLTSANLNMAFLIEAHLEGARLNGAQLKGAILYLAHLEGANLIQANLDGASVQGVTYDNAMRCRVINVQNCVGSQRFIRHVADLDYIEETREKHPVKHFLWSYTSDCGCCWELLFVWCVFIVGLFAVFFDWAGTPLPLISSIMAFTSFGFIDANAHSTGELILICVEAMLGFVMFGCLVSLISSMMARRSG
- a CDS encoding toprim domain-containing protein, with the translated sequence MTYRKDIGVEEVVRALLAESSLQFQQQGEYLRKGICPCCGKKELFISTEKPWKVQCGRLNKCGWSSSTRELLPDLFADFATKYPPTEKDRNATASAYLGIDRGFDLSKIRGWYEQGSFQRPRSNEFTPTVRFYIDKGAGIWMERFIDNRFIQKIGRKAHFQGAHKGMAWTPPDFSLNEGDRCFLVEGCIHAAAMYHMKEPKNAAACLSSGNFPSLFIEEHSGKNITWVIALDGDKAGRKGTRRFVRMLQEMGEKYEVLLLPDNGMDWDDYYRDGRLTDTFINDRLYHGKLFMAENVHEKAYYMYMRNGYRTFTLDYANALYSAEVYTDKIEGELSPGKKEDGEPEPEKIDLGSEQGWNIFMRHHDVDKLSNTLPRFLYMEIDDVMGEQYYVFEIHYANGTAPDIVRLEGTNITSPDALHKALLNKTRGGVFDGDFKQLKSLRDRWLGKRMRMVSSIPFVGYDDKTKAYVFQDRAYLNGKELEMNKDGYFDVGQRGIKTSLMGTHIVTEGEFDPSWLDKYITAFHYQGMVLLAFWVGSLFVQQVRDRHKSFPFLEFTGEPGAGKSTALEFLWACCGRDDWEGFDIMKATVAGRRRAMNQVSNMPVVLIESDRDNGSPDAKAKQFDFDLCKPFFNGRGTGTLGIAKRGNDIEESPFRSALIISQNAEVDGSEALLQRVVHVHVDKRHHKPGSRDIARWFEKQNSKTVGGFLRKALKNERKILETYEQAFHHFEDLFSKSDKIRNERIAKNHAQVAAFGKALQIMFPSMTDERVAKLGDYILERAEAREQRLAADHPLVEQFWETVQYINNAREADTEEFLNHSNKHEQIAINLNQYRKECLHQGQELPDMNQLKKLLKHGKRHKLIASGKNVSSRWEKYKSSDLDESGKQIWKPKVHRCWIFKR